A window from Chrysemys picta bellii isolate R12L10 chromosome 20, ASM1138683v2, whole genome shotgun sequence encodes these proteins:
- the GBA1 gene encoding lysosomal acid glucosylceramidase isoform X2: protein MVPGPPDSLWLGPAPVHRPRCPALRSLGLAVGVALGRKGAMWAGCASTVGWFLFIQTAPGAAGWLISSHGAPAPPGRCHCVPVSWGLGREAEQDLWPWQQGSLLCWLTRPRCPALRSLGLAVGVALGRKGAMWAGCASIVGWFLFIQTAPGAAGGRPCNAKNFGHDSLVCECNASYCDTLDPVVVPALGTYAKYESSKAGKRLERSEGRFQSDSTAPDLLLKLDTAQQYQKVKGFGGALTDSAAMNIMALSPGAQTNLIKSYFSEEGIEYNLVRIPMASCDFSVRLYTYDDSEGDFELRNFSLTEEDTKLKIPILQHAQAVARTPLSLYASPWTSPIWLKTNGAMTGRGTLKGKPGDKYHKTWANYFIRFLDEYAKHNLTFWAVTAGNEPTAGEIVFYPFQCLGFSPEHQRDFIAQDLGPALANSSHKGIQLIMLDDQRVMLPYWAEVILNDPVAASFINGIGIHWYLDFLAPIDLTLSITHNLFPGYYLLSTEASTGSYFWEPRVVLGGWDRGSKYSHSILTNLNNYVTGWTDWNLALDLEGGPNWSKNYVDSPVIVDRSKDLFYKQPMFYHMGHFSKFVPEGSQRVRLVISKKCYKCNLEYAAFLRPDGAAVLVVLNRYPTDMPFGISDPGIGFIEAVAPADSIQTYLWRR from the exons ATGGTCCCAGGGCCTCCTGATTCTCTCTGGCTGGGGCCGGCACCAGTGCACAG GCCCAGGTGTCCGGCGCTGCGCTCGCTGGgactggctgtgggggtggcgctgGGCAGGAAAGGCGCCATGTGGGCCGGGTGCGCCAGCACCGTGGGCTGGTTCCTTTTCATCCAGACAGCGCCCGGGGCGGCAG GTTGGCTCATCTCCTCCCACGGAGCTCCTGCCCCACCAGGCAGGTGCCACTGCGTCCCAGTCTCTTGGGGAttggggagagaggcagagcaggacCTGTGGCCTTGGCAGCAGGGGTCTCTGCTTTGCTGGCTCACCAG GCCCAGGTGTCCGGCGCTGCGCTCGCTGGgactggctgtgggggtggcgctgGGCAGGAAAGGCGCCATGTGGGCCGGGTGCGCCAGCATCGTGGGCTGGTTCCTTTTCATCCAGACAGCGCCCGGGGCGGCAG GCGGCCGTCCCTGCAATGCCAAGAACTTTGGCCATGACTCTCTGGTGTGTGAGTGCAACGCCTCCTATTGTGACACGCTGGACCCCGTTGTCGTCCCGGCCCTGGGCACGTACGCCAAGTATGAGAGCAGCAAGGCGGGCAAGCGGCTGGAGCGCAGCGAGGGGAGGTTCCAGAGCGACTCCACGGCCCCAG ATCTGTTGCTGAAGCTGGACACGGCGCAGCAGTACCAGAAAGTGAAGGGCTTTGGCGGGGCTCTCACAGACTCCGCCGCCATGAACATCATGGCCCTGTCCCCGGGTGCCCAGACCAACCTAATCAAGTCATACTTCTCAGAGGAAG GAATCGAGTACAACCTGGTCCGCATCCCCATGGCCAGCTGTGACTTCTCAGTCCGGCTCTACACCTACGACGACTCCGAGGGGGACTTTGAGCTGAGGAACTTCAGCCTGACTGAGGAGGACACGAAGCTGAAA ATCCCCATTCTCCAGCATGCCCAGGCCGTGGCCAGAACGCCGCTCTCCCTGTACGCCAGTCCCTGGACGTCCCCCATCTGGCTGAAAACCAACGGAGCCATGACCGGCAGGGGCACGCTGAAGGGGAAGCCGGGGGACAAGTATCACAAGACCTGGGCCAACTACTTCATCAG GTTCCTGGACGAATACGCCAAGCACAACCTGACGTTCTGGGCGGTGACGGCTGGGAACGAGCCCACGGCTGGAGAGATTGTCTTCTACCCCTTCCAGTGCCTGGGCTTCTCCCCCGAGCACCAGCGGGACTTCATCGCCCAGGACCTGGGCCCGGCGCTGGCCAACAGCTCGCACAAGGGCATCCAGCTGATCATGTTGGACGACCAGCGAGTGATGCTGCCCTACTGGGCGGAAGTG ATCCTGAATGACCCCGTGGCTGCCAGCTTCATCAATGGCATCGGCATCCACTGGTACCTGGACTTCCTGGCTCCCATCGACCTCACGCTGTCCATCACCCACAACCTCTTCCCCGGCTACTACCTGCTCTCCACAGAGGCCTCCACAGGGTCCTACTTCTGGGAGCCCAGGGTGGTTCTGGGCGGCTGGGACCGAGGGAGCAAATACAGCCACAGCATCCTGACG AACCTGAACAACTACGTCACTGGCTGGACCGACTGGAACCTGGCCCTGGACCTGGAGGGGGGGCCCAACTGGAGCAAGAACTACGTGGACAGCCCGGTCATCGTGGACAGAAGCAAGGATCTCTTCTACAAGCAGCCCATGTTCTACCACATGGGCCATTTCAG CAAGTTCGTCCCCGAGGGCTCCCAGCGTGTGCGGCTGGTCATCTCCAAGAAATGCTACAAGTGCAACCTGGAGTACGCGGCCTTCCTGCGCCCGGACGGTGCCGCCGTGCTCGTGGTCCTGAACAG gtACCCCACGGACATGCCGTTCGGGATCTCCGACCCAGGCATTGGCTTCATTGAGGCTGTGGCTCCGGCTGACTCCATCCAGACCTACCTGTGGAGACGCTAA
- the GBA1 gene encoding lysosomal acid glucosylceramidase isoform X3 produces the protein MWAGCASTVGWFLFIQTAPGAAGWLISSHGAPAPPGRCHCVPVSWGLGREAEQDLWPWQQGSLLCWLTRPRCPALRSLGLAVGVALGRKGAMWAGCASIVGWFLFIQTAPGAAGGRPCNAKNFGHDSLVCECNASYCDTLDPVVVPALGTYAKYESSKAGKRLERSEGRFQSDSTAPDLLLKLDTAQQYQKVKGFGGALTDSAAMNIMALSPGAQTNLIKSYFSEEGIEYNLVRIPMASCDFSVRLYTYDDSEGDFELRNFSLTEEDTKLKIPILQHAQAVARTPLSLYASPWTSPIWLKTNGAMTGRGTLKGKPGDKYHKTWANYFIRFLDEYAKHNLTFWAVTAGNEPTAGEIVFYPFQCLGFSPEHQRDFIAQDLGPALANSSHKGIQLIMLDDQRVMLPYWAEVILNDPVAASFINGIGIHWYLDFLAPIDLTLSITHNLFPGYYLLSTEASTGSYFWEPRVVLGGWDRGSKYSHSILTNLNNYVTGWTDWNLALDLEGGPNWSKNYVDSPVIVDRSKDLFYKQPMFYHMGHFSKFVPEGSQRVRLVISKKCYKCNLEYAAFLRPDGAAVLVVLNRYPTDMPFGISDPGIGFIEAVAPADSIQTYLWRR, from the exons ATGTGGGCCGGGTGCGCCAGCACCGTGGGCTGGTTCCTTTTCATCCAGACAGCGCCCGGGGCGGCAG GTTGGCTCATCTCCTCCCACGGAGCTCCTGCCCCACCAGGCAGGTGCCACTGCGTCCCAGTCTCTTGGGGAttggggagagaggcagagcaggacCTGTGGCCTTGGCAGCAGGGGTCTCTGCTTTGCTGGCTCACCAG GCCCAGGTGTCCGGCGCTGCGCTCGCTGGgactggctgtgggggtggcgctgGGCAGGAAAGGCGCCATGTGGGCCGGGTGCGCCAGCATCGTGGGCTGGTTCCTTTTCATCCAGACAGCGCCCGGGGCGGCAG GCGGCCGTCCCTGCAATGCCAAGAACTTTGGCCATGACTCTCTGGTGTGTGAGTGCAACGCCTCCTATTGTGACACGCTGGACCCCGTTGTCGTCCCGGCCCTGGGCACGTACGCCAAGTATGAGAGCAGCAAGGCGGGCAAGCGGCTGGAGCGCAGCGAGGGGAGGTTCCAGAGCGACTCCACGGCCCCAG ATCTGTTGCTGAAGCTGGACACGGCGCAGCAGTACCAGAAAGTGAAGGGCTTTGGCGGGGCTCTCACAGACTCCGCCGCCATGAACATCATGGCCCTGTCCCCGGGTGCCCAGACCAACCTAATCAAGTCATACTTCTCAGAGGAAG GAATCGAGTACAACCTGGTCCGCATCCCCATGGCCAGCTGTGACTTCTCAGTCCGGCTCTACACCTACGACGACTCCGAGGGGGACTTTGAGCTGAGGAACTTCAGCCTGACTGAGGAGGACACGAAGCTGAAA ATCCCCATTCTCCAGCATGCCCAGGCCGTGGCCAGAACGCCGCTCTCCCTGTACGCCAGTCCCTGGACGTCCCCCATCTGGCTGAAAACCAACGGAGCCATGACCGGCAGGGGCACGCTGAAGGGGAAGCCGGGGGACAAGTATCACAAGACCTGGGCCAACTACTTCATCAG GTTCCTGGACGAATACGCCAAGCACAACCTGACGTTCTGGGCGGTGACGGCTGGGAACGAGCCCACGGCTGGAGAGATTGTCTTCTACCCCTTCCAGTGCCTGGGCTTCTCCCCCGAGCACCAGCGGGACTTCATCGCCCAGGACCTGGGCCCGGCGCTGGCCAACAGCTCGCACAAGGGCATCCAGCTGATCATGTTGGACGACCAGCGAGTGATGCTGCCCTACTGGGCGGAAGTG ATCCTGAATGACCCCGTGGCTGCCAGCTTCATCAATGGCATCGGCATCCACTGGTACCTGGACTTCCTGGCTCCCATCGACCTCACGCTGTCCATCACCCACAACCTCTTCCCCGGCTACTACCTGCTCTCCACAGAGGCCTCCACAGGGTCCTACTTCTGGGAGCCCAGGGTGGTTCTGGGCGGCTGGGACCGAGGGAGCAAATACAGCCACAGCATCCTGACG AACCTGAACAACTACGTCACTGGCTGGACCGACTGGAACCTGGCCCTGGACCTGGAGGGGGGGCCCAACTGGAGCAAGAACTACGTGGACAGCCCGGTCATCGTGGACAGAAGCAAGGATCTCTTCTACAAGCAGCCCATGTTCTACCACATGGGCCATTTCAG CAAGTTCGTCCCCGAGGGCTCCCAGCGTGTGCGGCTGGTCATCTCCAAGAAATGCTACAAGTGCAACCTGGAGTACGCGGCCTTCCTGCGCCCGGACGGTGCCGCCGTGCTCGTGGTCCTGAACAG gtACCCCACGGACATGCCGTTCGGGATCTCCGACCCAGGCATTGGCTTCATTGAGGCTGTGGCTCCGGCTGACTCCATCCAGACCTACCTGTGGAGACGCTAA
- the GBA1 gene encoding lysosomal acid glucosylceramidase isoform X1, with protein sequence MFSSFLCARKQPTKQEQRCLLQAGVEGFTSQSLHFGAGLAGWLISSHGAPAPPGRCHCVPVSWGLGREAEQDLWPWQQGSLLCWLTRPRCPALRSLGLAVGVALGRKGAMWAGCASIVGWFLFIQTAPGAAGGRPCNAKNFGHDSLVCECNASYCDTLDPVVVPALGTYAKYESSKAGKRLERSEGRFQSDSTAPDLLLKLDTAQQYQKVKGFGGALTDSAAMNIMALSPGAQTNLIKSYFSEEGIEYNLVRIPMASCDFSVRLYTYDDSEGDFELRNFSLTEEDTKLKIPILQHAQAVARTPLSLYASPWTSPIWLKTNGAMTGRGTLKGKPGDKYHKTWANYFIRFLDEYAKHNLTFWAVTAGNEPTAGEIVFYPFQCLGFSPEHQRDFIAQDLGPALANSSHKGIQLIMLDDQRVMLPYWAEVILNDPVAASFINGIGIHWYLDFLAPIDLTLSITHNLFPGYYLLSTEASTGSYFWEPRVVLGGWDRGSKYSHSILTNLNNYVTGWTDWNLALDLEGGPNWSKNYVDSPVIVDRSKDLFYKQPMFYHMGHFSKFVPEGSQRVRLVISKKCYKCNLEYAAFLRPDGAAVLVVLNRYPTDMPFGISDPGIGFIEAVAPADSIQTYLWRR encoded by the exons ATGTTCTCATCCTTCCTCTGTGCTAGGAAACAACCTACCAAGCAAGAACAGCGCTGCCTGCTCCAGGCAGGAGTGGAGGGGTTCACGTCCCAGAGTTTGCACTTCGGTGCTGGCCTGGCAG GTTGGCTCATCTCCTCCCACGGAGCTCCTGCCCCACCAGGCAGGTGCCACTGCGTCCCAGTCTCTTGGGGAttggggagagaggcagagcaggacCTGTGGCCTTGGCAGCAGGGGTCTCTGCTTTGCTGGCTCACCAG GCCCAGGTGTCCGGCGCTGCGCTCGCTGGgactggctgtgggggtggcgctgGGCAGGAAAGGCGCCATGTGGGCCGGGTGCGCCAGCATCGTGGGCTGGTTCCTTTTCATCCAGACAGCGCCCGGGGCGGCAG GCGGCCGTCCCTGCAATGCCAAGAACTTTGGCCATGACTCTCTGGTGTGTGAGTGCAACGCCTCCTATTGTGACACGCTGGACCCCGTTGTCGTCCCGGCCCTGGGCACGTACGCCAAGTATGAGAGCAGCAAGGCGGGCAAGCGGCTGGAGCGCAGCGAGGGGAGGTTCCAGAGCGACTCCACGGCCCCAG ATCTGTTGCTGAAGCTGGACACGGCGCAGCAGTACCAGAAAGTGAAGGGCTTTGGCGGGGCTCTCACAGACTCCGCCGCCATGAACATCATGGCCCTGTCCCCGGGTGCCCAGACCAACCTAATCAAGTCATACTTCTCAGAGGAAG GAATCGAGTACAACCTGGTCCGCATCCCCATGGCCAGCTGTGACTTCTCAGTCCGGCTCTACACCTACGACGACTCCGAGGGGGACTTTGAGCTGAGGAACTTCAGCCTGACTGAGGAGGACACGAAGCTGAAA ATCCCCATTCTCCAGCATGCCCAGGCCGTGGCCAGAACGCCGCTCTCCCTGTACGCCAGTCCCTGGACGTCCCCCATCTGGCTGAAAACCAACGGAGCCATGACCGGCAGGGGCACGCTGAAGGGGAAGCCGGGGGACAAGTATCACAAGACCTGGGCCAACTACTTCATCAG GTTCCTGGACGAATACGCCAAGCACAACCTGACGTTCTGGGCGGTGACGGCTGGGAACGAGCCCACGGCTGGAGAGATTGTCTTCTACCCCTTCCAGTGCCTGGGCTTCTCCCCCGAGCACCAGCGGGACTTCATCGCCCAGGACCTGGGCCCGGCGCTGGCCAACAGCTCGCACAAGGGCATCCAGCTGATCATGTTGGACGACCAGCGAGTGATGCTGCCCTACTGGGCGGAAGTG ATCCTGAATGACCCCGTGGCTGCCAGCTTCATCAATGGCATCGGCATCCACTGGTACCTGGACTTCCTGGCTCCCATCGACCTCACGCTGTCCATCACCCACAACCTCTTCCCCGGCTACTACCTGCTCTCCACAGAGGCCTCCACAGGGTCCTACTTCTGGGAGCCCAGGGTGGTTCTGGGCGGCTGGGACCGAGGGAGCAAATACAGCCACAGCATCCTGACG AACCTGAACAACTACGTCACTGGCTGGACCGACTGGAACCTGGCCCTGGACCTGGAGGGGGGGCCCAACTGGAGCAAGAACTACGTGGACAGCCCGGTCATCGTGGACAGAAGCAAGGATCTCTTCTACAAGCAGCCCATGTTCTACCACATGGGCCATTTCAG CAAGTTCGTCCCCGAGGGCTCCCAGCGTGTGCGGCTGGTCATCTCCAAGAAATGCTACAAGTGCAACCTGGAGTACGCGGCCTTCCTGCGCCCGGACGGTGCCGCCGTGCTCGTGGTCCTGAACAG gtACCCCACGGACATGCCGTTCGGGATCTCCGACCCAGGCATTGGCTTCATTGAGGCTGTGGCTCCGGCTGACTCCATCCAGACCTACCTGTGGAGACGCTAA
- the GBA1 gene encoding lysosomal acid glucosylceramidase isoform X4 codes for MVPGPPDSLWLGPAPVHRLRWAGGLLSLCCSRSPCGAGLARLLLGLEPLRAQGASGPDTLSLHPAFRPRCPALRSLGLAVEVALGRKGAMWAGCASIVGWFLFIQTAPGVAGGRPCSPQYFGHGLMACECNATYCDTLDPVVIPALGTYAKYESSKAGKRLERSEGRFQSDSTAPDLLLKLDTAQRYQKVKGFGGSVTDSAAMNILSLSKETQRHLLASYFTEEGIEYNLLRIPMASCDFSTHPYCYDDTQDDYQLLNFGLKDEDTKLKIPILHRAMALSKKPLSLVASPWSSPVWMKTNGEMKGKGSLKGKPGDKYHKTWANYFIRFLDEYAKHNLTFWAVTAQNEPTAGLINNYPFQCLGFTAEHQRDFIAQDLGPALANSSHKGIRLIMLDDNRVLLPHWAKVVLGDPNAARYVHGIGVHWYLDFIAPIADTLLPTHNLFPDYFILATEACTGSHFWERDVILGCWDRGNQYSYSILTNLNNFVTGWIDWNLALDLQGGPNWVQNLVDSPVIVDRKKDLFYKQPMFYHMGHFSKFVPEGSQRVGLVVSKKSCKCSMEYAAFLRPDGAAVLVVLNRYSTDVPFGISDPGVGFMEAVAPADSIQTYLWRRQ; via the exons ATGGTCCCAGGGCCTCCTGATTCTCTCTGGCTGGGGCCGGCACCAGTGCACAG GCTGCGCTGGGCAGGCGGCCTCCTCTctttgtgctgctccaggagTCCCTGCGGTGCTGGGCTCGCCCGGCTgctcctggggctggagccgctgaGGGCGCAGGGAGCGAGTGGCCCCGACACTCTCAGTCTCCATCCTGCTTTCAGGCCCAGGTGTCCGGCGCTGCGCTCGCTGGGACTGGCTGTGGAGGTGGCGCTGGGCAGGAAAGGCGCCATGTGGGCCGGGTGCGCCAGCATCGTGGGCTGGTTCCTTTTCATCCAGACAGCGCCCGGGGTGGCAG GTGgtcgtccctgcagcccccagtatTTTGGCCATGGCTTGATGGCGTGTGAGTGCAACGCCACCTACTGTGACACGCTGGACCCCGTTGTCATCCCGGCCCTGGGCACGTACGCCAAGTATGAGAGCAGCAAGGCGGGCAAGCGGCTGGAGCGCAGCGAGGGGAGGTTCCAGAGCGACTCCACAGCCCCAG ATCTGTTGCTGAAGCTGGACACGGCGCAGCGGTACCAGAAAGTGAAGGGCTTTGGCGGCTCCGTCACAGACTCGGCTGCAATGAACATCCTGTCCCTGTCCAAGGAGACCCAACGCCACCTGCTTGCATCGTACTTCACGGAGGAAG ggatcgAGTACAACCTGCTCCGCATCCCCATGGCCAGCTGTGACTTCTCCACCCACCCTTACTGCTATGACGACACCCAGGACGACTACCAGCTCCTCAACTTTGGCCTGAAGGATGAGGATACAAAGCTGAAA atccccattctccaccgAGCCATGGCCTTGTCCAAGAAGCCGCTGTCCCTGGTCGCCAGTCCCTGGTCATCGCCGGTCTGGATGAAAACCAACGGAGAGATGAAGGGGAAGGGAAGTCTGAAGGGGAAGCCGGGGGACAAGTATCACAAGACCTGGGCCAACTACTTCATCAG GTTCCTGGACGAATACGCCAAGCACAACCTGACGTTCTGGGCGGTGACGGCGCAGAATGAGCCCACGGCTGGACTGATCAACAACTACCCCTTCCAGTGCCTGGGCTTCACCGCTGAGCACCAGCGGGACTTCATCGCCCAGGACCTGGGCCCGGCGCTGGCCAACAGCTCGCACAAGGGCATCCGGCTCATCATGCTGGATGACAACAGAGTGCTGCTTCCACACTGGGCCAAAGTG gTGCTGGGTGACCCAAACGCTGCTCGCTACGTCCATGGCATCGGCGTCCACTGGTACCTGGATTTCATCGCTCCCATAGCGGACACCCTGTTACCGACCCATAACCTCTTCCCTGATTACTTCATCTTGGCCACAGAGGCCTGCACTGGGTCCCACTTCTGGGAGAGGGACGTTATCCTGGGCTGCTGGGATCGGGGGAACCAGTACAGCTACAGCATCCTGACG AACCTGAACAACTTCGTCACCGGCTGGATCGACTGGAACCTGGCCCTGGACCTGCAGGGGGGGCCCAACTGGGTCCAGAACTTGGTGGACAGCCCGGTCATCGTGGACAGGAAAAAGGATCTCTTCTACAAGCAGCCCATGTTCTACCACATGGGGCATTTCAG CAAGTTCGTCCCCGAGGGCTCCCAGCGCGTCGGGCTGGTTGTCTCCAAGAAGAGCTGCAAGTGCAGCATGGAGTACGCAGCCTTCCTGCGCCCGGATGGCGCCGCCGTGCTCGTGGTCCTGAACAG gtactcCACGGACGTGCCGTTCGGGATCTCCGACCCAGGCGTTGGCTTCATGGAGGCTGTGGCCCCGGCTGACTCCATCCAGACCTACCTGTGGAGACGGCAGTGA
- the GBA1 gene encoding lysosomal acid glucosylceramidase isoform X5, translating to MVPGPPDSLWLGPAPVHRPRCPALRSLGLAVEVALGRKGAMWAGCASIVGWFLFIQTAPGVAGGRPCSPQYFGHGLMACECNATYCDTLDPVVIPALGTYAKYESSKAGKRLERSEGRFQSDSTAPDLLLKLDTAQRYQKVKGFGGSVTDSAAMNILSLSKETQRHLLASYFTEEGIEYNLLRIPMASCDFSTHPYCYDDTQDDYQLLNFGLKDEDTKLKIPILHRAMALSKKPLSLVASPWSSPVWMKTNGEMKGKGSLKGKPGDKYHKTWANYFIRFLDEYAKHNLTFWAVTAQNEPTAGLINNYPFQCLGFTAEHQRDFIAQDLGPALANSSHKGIRLIMLDDNRVLLPHWAKVVLGDPNAARYVHGIGVHWYLDFIAPIADTLLPTHNLFPDYFILATEACTGSHFWERDVILGCWDRGNQYSYSILTNLNNFVTGWIDWNLALDLQGGPNWVQNLVDSPVIVDRKKDLFYKQPMFYHMGHFSKFVPEGSQRVGLVVSKKSCKCSMEYAAFLRPDGAAVLVVLNRYSTDVPFGISDPGVGFMEAVAPADSIQTYLWRRQ from the exons ATGGTCCCAGGGCCTCCTGATTCTCTCTGGCTGGGGCCGGCACCAGTGCACAG GCCCAGGTGTCCGGCGCTGCGCTCGCTGGGACTGGCTGTGGAGGTGGCGCTGGGCAGGAAAGGCGCCATGTGGGCCGGGTGCGCCAGCATCGTGGGCTGGTTCCTTTTCATCCAGACAGCGCCCGGGGTGGCAG GTGgtcgtccctgcagcccccagtatTTTGGCCATGGCTTGATGGCGTGTGAGTGCAACGCCACCTACTGTGACACGCTGGACCCCGTTGTCATCCCGGCCCTGGGCACGTACGCCAAGTATGAGAGCAGCAAGGCGGGCAAGCGGCTGGAGCGCAGCGAGGGGAGGTTCCAGAGCGACTCCACAGCCCCAG ATCTGTTGCTGAAGCTGGACACGGCGCAGCGGTACCAGAAAGTGAAGGGCTTTGGCGGCTCCGTCACAGACTCGGCTGCAATGAACATCCTGTCCCTGTCCAAGGAGACCCAACGCCACCTGCTTGCATCGTACTTCACGGAGGAAG ggatcgAGTACAACCTGCTCCGCATCCCCATGGCCAGCTGTGACTTCTCCACCCACCCTTACTGCTATGACGACACCCAGGACGACTACCAGCTCCTCAACTTTGGCCTGAAGGATGAGGATACAAAGCTGAAA atccccattctccaccgAGCCATGGCCTTGTCCAAGAAGCCGCTGTCCCTGGTCGCCAGTCCCTGGTCATCGCCGGTCTGGATGAAAACCAACGGAGAGATGAAGGGGAAGGGAAGTCTGAAGGGGAAGCCGGGGGACAAGTATCACAAGACCTGGGCCAACTACTTCATCAG GTTCCTGGACGAATACGCCAAGCACAACCTGACGTTCTGGGCGGTGACGGCGCAGAATGAGCCCACGGCTGGACTGATCAACAACTACCCCTTCCAGTGCCTGGGCTTCACCGCTGAGCACCAGCGGGACTTCATCGCCCAGGACCTGGGCCCGGCGCTGGCCAACAGCTCGCACAAGGGCATCCGGCTCATCATGCTGGATGACAACAGAGTGCTGCTTCCACACTGGGCCAAAGTG gTGCTGGGTGACCCAAACGCTGCTCGCTACGTCCATGGCATCGGCGTCCACTGGTACCTGGATTTCATCGCTCCCATAGCGGACACCCTGTTACCGACCCATAACCTCTTCCCTGATTACTTCATCTTGGCCACAGAGGCCTGCACTGGGTCCCACTTCTGGGAGAGGGACGTTATCCTGGGCTGCTGGGATCGGGGGAACCAGTACAGCTACAGCATCCTGACG AACCTGAACAACTTCGTCACCGGCTGGATCGACTGGAACCTGGCCCTGGACCTGCAGGGGGGGCCCAACTGGGTCCAGAACTTGGTGGACAGCCCGGTCATCGTGGACAGGAAAAAGGATCTCTTCTACAAGCAGCCCATGTTCTACCACATGGGGCATTTCAG CAAGTTCGTCCCCGAGGGCTCCCAGCGCGTCGGGCTGGTTGTCTCCAAGAAGAGCTGCAAGTGCAGCATGGAGTACGCAGCCTTCCTGCGCCCGGATGGCGCCGCCGTGCTCGTGGTCCTGAACAG gtactcCACGGACGTGCCGTTCGGGATCTCCGACCCAGGCGTTGGCTTCATGGAGGCTGTGGCCCCGGCTGACTCCATCCAGACCTACCTGTGGAGACGGCAGTGA
- the GBA1 gene encoding lysosomal acid glucosylceramidase isoform X6, protein MWAGCASIVGWFLFIQTAPGVAGGRPCSPQYFGHGLMACECNATYCDTLDPVVIPALGTYAKYESSKAGKRLERSEGRFQSDSTAPDLLLKLDTAQRYQKVKGFGGSVTDSAAMNILSLSKETQRHLLASYFTEEGIEYNLLRIPMASCDFSTHPYCYDDTQDDYQLLNFGLKDEDTKLKIPILHRAMALSKKPLSLVASPWSSPVWMKTNGEMKGKGSLKGKPGDKYHKTWANYFIRFLDEYAKHNLTFWAVTAQNEPTAGLINNYPFQCLGFTAEHQRDFIAQDLGPALANSSHKGIRLIMLDDNRVLLPHWAKVVLGDPNAARYVHGIGVHWYLDFIAPIADTLLPTHNLFPDYFILATEACTGSHFWERDVILGCWDRGNQYSYSILTNLNNFVTGWIDWNLALDLQGGPNWVQNLVDSPVIVDRKKDLFYKQPMFYHMGHFSKFVPEGSQRVGLVVSKKSCKCSMEYAAFLRPDGAAVLVVLNRYSTDVPFGISDPGVGFMEAVAPADSIQTYLWRRQ, encoded by the exons ATGTGGGCCGGGTGCGCCAGCATCGTGGGCTGGTTCCTTTTCATCCAGACAGCGCCCGGGGTGGCAG GTGgtcgtccctgcagcccccagtatTTTGGCCATGGCTTGATGGCGTGTGAGTGCAACGCCACCTACTGTGACACGCTGGACCCCGTTGTCATCCCGGCCCTGGGCACGTACGCCAAGTATGAGAGCAGCAAGGCGGGCAAGCGGCTGGAGCGCAGCGAGGGGAGGTTCCAGAGCGACTCCACAGCCCCAG ATCTGTTGCTGAAGCTGGACACGGCGCAGCGGTACCAGAAAGTGAAGGGCTTTGGCGGCTCCGTCACAGACTCGGCTGCAATGAACATCCTGTCCCTGTCCAAGGAGACCCAACGCCACCTGCTTGCATCGTACTTCACGGAGGAAG ggatcgAGTACAACCTGCTCCGCATCCCCATGGCCAGCTGTGACTTCTCCACCCACCCTTACTGCTATGACGACACCCAGGACGACTACCAGCTCCTCAACTTTGGCCTGAAGGATGAGGATACAAAGCTGAAA atccccattctccaccgAGCCATGGCCTTGTCCAAGAAGCCGCTGTCCCTGGTCGCCAGTCCCTGGTCATCGCCGGTCTGGATGAAAACCAACGGAGAGATGAAGGGGAAGGGAAGTCTGAAGGGGAAGCCGGGGGACAAGTATCACAAGACCTGGGCCAACTACTTCATCAG GTTCCTGGACGAATACGCCAAGCACAACCTGACGTTCTGGGCGGTGACGGCGCAGAATGAGCCCACGGCTGGACTGATCAACAACTACCCCTTCCAGTGCCTGGGCTTCACCGCTGAGCACCAGCGGGACTTCATCGCCCAGGACCTGGGCCCGGCGCTGGCCAACAGCTCGCACAAGGGCATCCGGCTCATCATGCTGGATGACAACAGAGTGCTGCTTCCACACTGGGCCAAAGTG gTGCTGGGTGACCCAAACGCTGCTCGCTACGTCCATGGCATCGGCGTCCACTGGTACCTGGATTTCATCGCTCCCATAGCGGACACCCTGTTACCGACCCATAACCTCTTCCCTGATTACTTCATCTTGGCCACAGAGGCCTGCACTGGGTCCCACTTCTGGGAGAGGGACGTTATCCTGGGCTGCTGGGATCGGGGGAACCAGTACAGCTACAGCATCCTGACG AACCTGAACAACTTCGTCACCGGCTGGATCGACTGGAACCTGGCCCTGGACCTGCAGGGGGGGCCCAACTGGGTCCAGAACTTGGTGGACAGCCCGGTCATCGTGGACAGGAAAAAGGATCTCTTCTACAAGCAGCCCATGTTCTACCACATGGGGCATTTCAG CAAGTTCGTCCCCGAGGGCTCCCAGCGCGTCGGGCTGGTTGTCTCCAAGAAGAGCTGCAAGTGCAGCATGGAGTACGCAGCCTTCCTGCGCCCGGATGGCGCCGCCGTGCTCGTGGTCCTGAACAG gtactcCACGGACGTGCCGTTCGGGATCTCCGACCCAGGCGTTGGCTTCATGGAGGCTGTGGCCCCGGCTGACTCCATCCAGACCTACCTGTGGAGACGGCAGTGA